A genomic window from Nicotiana sylvestris chromosome 11, ASM39365v2, whole genome shotgun sequence includes:
- the LOC138881307 gene encoding uncharacterized protein, which produces MQAEAKKELQVFNGSNPGILTLFTDGSSNVKAVGLGIVLIPSTGETIQQAIKCHSITNNEAEYEVVIAGLELARELRIEQAIIKSDSQLVVNQMQGTYIDREVRMQKYLEKARDLVRQFQTWKITQIPREENVEADALANLASAVEVTNEENTSVIHLFHSILDQDKSEYGILPEDKKKAQALCRKAAHYYLYRGNLYQKMFDGPLARYLRTTQTEYVLNQYTRWRNQQQKVQLDQKGLE; this is translated from the exons ATGCAGGCAGAGGCAAAAAAAGAACTGCAGGTATTTAACGGGTCTAATCCAGGTATTTTGACCTTATTTACCGATGGCTCTTCAAATGTAAAGGCAGTAGGTTTAGGCATTGTCTTGATCCCATCTACGGGAGAAACTATACAACAAGCCATAAAATGCCATTCTATTACTAAtaatgaagcagaatatgaagttgtgattgcaggtctagaattggcacgagagctcAGAATAGAGCAAGCcataatcaaaagcgattcgcaACTCGTAGTTAACCAAATGCAGGGGACTTATATAGATAGAGAGGTGAGGATGCAGAAATATCTAGAAAAGGCACGGGACTTAGTTagacaattccaaacttggaaaattACACAGATACCAAGAGAAGAAAATGTCGAGGCAGACGCGTTGGCTAATCTTGCATCCGCTGTAGAAGTAACAAATGAAGAAAACACTTCtgtaatacatttgtttcattcaatACTTGATCAAGATAAAAgtgag TACGGAATAttacctgaagataagaaaaaggctcaggCACTTTGTCGAAAAGCTGCTCATTACTATTTATATCGGGGCAATCTATATCAAAAAATGTTCGACGGCCCTCTAGCAAGATATCTCAGGACTACTCAAACAGAATAT GTTCTGAACCAGTATACAAGATGGCGTAATCAGCAGCAGAAGGTTCAACTTGATCAGAAGGGGCTTGAATAA